A single region of the Deltaproteobacteria bacterium genome encodes:
- the thpR gene encoding RNA 2',3'-cyclic phosphodiesterase, which yields MRLFVGVRVSMAAVDAIADLARSLREAAPELPLRWVPPANYHVTLKFLGEVRPEAVEAVRDAVGAGLRDEAALRFATRGVGAFPALERARVLWVGVDDPGHRLAALAAAVEAAVTPLGFPRERRAFHPHVTIARVRGVADVRAAVIGFTEQPCSETAADRVTLFESRIKPGGSEYVVRAEWPLRQTGPVQPESGQPS from the coding sequence GTGAGACTGTTCGTCGGAGTGCGCGTGTCGATGGCGGCGGTGGACGCGATCGCCGACCTGGCGCGGTCGCTGCGCGAGGCCGCGCCGGAGTTGCCCCTGCGGTGGGTGCCGCCGGCCAACTACCACGTCACGCTCAAATTCCTCGGAGAGGTCCGGCCGGAGGCGGTCGAGGCGGTGCGCGACGCCGTCGGCGCCGGACTGCGGGACGAGGCCGCGTTGCGTTTCGCGACGCGCGGCGTCGGCGCGTTCCCGGCGCTGGAGCGGGCGCGCGTTCTGTGGGTCGGCGTGGACGACCCGGGACACCGGCTGGCGGCGTTGGCCGCGGCGGTGGAGGCGGCGGTGACGCCGTTGGGGTTTCCGCGCGAGCGGCGCGCGTTCCACCCACACGTGACGATCGCGCGGGTGCGCGGTGTTGCGGACGTCCGCGCTGCGGTGATAGGGTTCACTGAACAACCGTGCAGTGAGACGGCGGCGGACCGCGTGACCCTGTTCGAAAGCCGAATAAAACCAGGTGGTTCAGAGTATGTGGTGCGCGCGGAGTGGCCGCTCCGTCAGACCGGCCCGGTACAACCCGAGTCTGGACAGCCCAGCTAG
- the recA gene encoding recombinase RecA, which yields MHAQRTKAIELAIGSIEKQFGKGAIMRLGDENAIPKVSVIPTGSLGLDVALGVGGLPRGRIIEIYGPESSGKTTLTLHAVAEAQRRGGVAAFIDAEHALDVSYAKKLGVNTEELLVSQPDCGEQALEIADMLVRSNAVDLIVIDSVAALTPRAELEGDMGDAHVGLQARLMSQALRKLTGAISKSNAIVIFINQIRMKIGVMFGSPETTTGGNALKFYCSVRLDIRRIGAIKKGDAGVVGNRTRVKVVKNKLAPPFREVEFDILYGEGISREGELLDMAVAANIVDKSGAWYSFDGERIGQGRENVRDFLREHPDVFNAIEAKLLAHHNIARIGVDDASAVPAEAVAAKSSAKGNGAASRARA from the coding sequence ATCCATGCCCAGCGCACCAAGGCCATCGAACTGGCCATCGGCTCGATCGAAAAGCAGTTCGGCAAGGGCGCGATCATGCGCCTCGGCGACGAAAACGCGATCCCGAAGGTGAGCGTCATCCCGACCGGCTCGCTCGGGCTGGACGTGGCCCTCGGGGTCGGCGGGCTGCCGCGCGGCCGCATCATCGAAATCTATGGCCCGGAGTCGAGCGGCAAGACGACCCTCACTCTGCACGCGGTGGCCGAAGCGCAGCGGCGCGGCGGCGTCGCCGCGTTCATCGACGCCGAGCACGCGCTCGACGTGAGCTACGCCAAGAAACTCGGCGTCAACACCGAGGAACTGCTGGTGTCGCAACCGGACTGCGGCGAGCAGGCGCTCGAAATCGCCGACATGCTCGTCAGGTCGAACGCCGTCGATCTGATCGTCATCGACTCGGTCGCGGCGCTCACACCGCGGGCGGAGCTCGAGGGCGACATGGGCGACGCACACGTCGGCCTGCAGGCGCGGCTGATGAGTCAGGCGCTGCGCAAGCTCACCGGCGCGATCTCCAAGTCCAACGCGATCGTCATCTTCATCAACCAGATCCGCATGAAGATCGGCGTCATGTTCGGCAGCCCCGAGACCACCACCGGCGGCAATGCGCTCAAGTTCTACTGTTCCGTGCGCCTCGACATCCGCCGCATCGGCGCCATCAAGAAGGGGGACGCGGGAGTCGTCGGCAACCGCACGCGCGTCAAGGTCGTCAAGAACAAGCTGGCGCCGCCGTTCCGCGAGGTCGAGTTCGACATCCTCTACGGCGAGGGGATCTCGCGCGAGGGCGAGCTGCTCGACATGGCGGTCGCCGCCAACATCGTCGACAAAAGCGGCGCGTGGTACAGCTTCGACGGCGAGCGGATCGGCCAGGGGCGCGAGAACGTGCGCGACTTCTTGCGCGAGCACCCGGACGTGTTCAACGCGATCGAGGCGAAGCTGCTCGCGCACCACAACATCGCGCGCATCGGCGTCGACGACGCATCTGCTGTACCGGCCGAAGCCGTCGCCGCGAAGTCGTCCGCCAAGGGCAACGGCGCGGCGAGCCGCGCGCGCGCATGA
- the thrC gene encoding threonine synthase: MTYRAVFRCIAGCDGDHPLDAIVYRCPRCGGLLEVVHDLDALRHRSAAAWIKLFDERFMSTRWPYGSGVWGKKEWVAPHVRDDNVVSMFEGGTNLFWAKGYGRTLGLDDLWVKQCGNSHTGSFKDLGMTVLVSTVNQMIADGAPIRAVACASTGDTSASLAAYAAAAGIRAVVILPRGKISTAQLVQPLANGAIVAAVDTDFDGCMRIVRRLTESKEVYLANSMNSLRVEGQKTVAFEIVQQFDWEVPDWVIIPGGNLGNVSALGAGFLMMKELGVIARLPRICVAQSAQANPLYRYYRRGFDRFEPVTAQPTLASAIQIGNPVSLDKAVRTLRAFDGVVEQATEPELADAAARADLTGMFCCPHTGVALAALEKLVAAGTIRPADRVVVISTANGLKFADMKTRYHDGALAAVPRPAHRNVPIELPDDYDAVRDAVLGALDREP; encoded by the coding sequence ATGACCTACCGAGCCGTGTTCCGCTGCATCGCGGGCTGCGACGGCGATCATCCGCTCGACGCGATCGTGTACCGCTGCCCGCGCTGTGGCGGGCTACTCGAAGTCGTGCACGACCTCGATGCGCTGCGCCACCGGTCCGCCGCGGCGTGGATCAAGCTGTTCGACGAGCGGTTCATGTCCACGCGGTGGCCGTACGGCTCCGGCGTATGGGGAAAAAAAGAGTGGGTCGCGCCGCACGTGCGCGACGACAACGTCGTGTCGATGTTCGAGGGCGGCACCAACCTGTTCTGGGCCAAGGGCTACGGCCGCACGCTCGGCCTCGACGACCTGTGGGTCAAACAATGCGGCAACTCGCACACCGGCTCGTTCAAGGATCTGGGCATGACGGTGCTGGTGTCGACCGTCAACCAGATGATCGCCGACGGTGCGCCGATCCGCGCCGTGGCGTGCGCGTCGACCGGCGACACGTCGGCGTCGTTGGCCGCCTACGCCGCGGCCGCCGGCATTCGCGCCGTCGTGATCTTGCCGCGCGGCAAGATCAGCACCGCCCAGCTCGTACAGCCGCTCGCCAACGGCGCGATCGTAGCCGCGGTCGACACCGACTTCGACGGATGTATGCGCATCGTTCGGCGTCTCACCGAGTCCAAGGAGGTCTACCTCGCCAACTCGATGAACAGTCTGCGCGTCGAGGGGCAAAAGACGGTCGCGTTCGAGATCGTGCAGCAGTTCGACTGGGAAGTGCCCGACTGGGTGATTATCCCCGGCGGCAACCTCGGCAACGTGTCCGCGCTCGGCGCCGGCTTTCTGATGATGAAAGAGCTGGGCGTCATCGCGCGGTTGCCGCGGATCTGCGTCGCCCAGTCGGCGCAGGCGAACCCGCTGTACCGCTACTATCGGCGCGGTTTCGACCGATTCGAGCCAGTGACGGCGCAGCCGACCCTGGCGTCGGCCATCCAGATCGGCAATCCGGTGAGCCTCGACAAGGCGGTCCGCACTCTGCGCGCGTTCGACGGCGTCGTCGAGCAGGCGACCGAGCCCGAGTTGGCCGACGCGGCCGCGCGCGCCGACCTCACCGGCATGTTTTGCTGCCCGCACACCGGCGTCGCGCTGGCCGCGCTCGAAAAGCTCGTGGCGGCCGGAACCATCCGGCCGGCCGACCGCGTGGTCGTGATCTCGACCGCGAACGGCCTGAAGTTTGCGGACATGAAGACGCGGTACCACGACGGCGCACTCGCCGCGGTGCCGCGCCCGGCGCATCGCAACGTGCCAATCGAGTTGCCCGACGACTACGACGCCGTCCGCGACGCGGTGCTCGGCGCGCTCGACCGGGAGCCCTGA
- a CDS encoding tetratricopeptide repeat protein: MLRRWLVVVWIAAAAAGCKSESARLKAEGNMRFNQGQYAEARDAYARAVDADPEDPGARVLLGNALIELHDYDAAREQFERALELDPDAPEAHRGLMTIVSHTAAPGDSDAFARFLAHAEALVAARPEDKNALINAGIITSEAANPADPDAYAKAQAKAESYLRRALKIDDRDPKLLFHLVVVYARKGEVAVGERVVDRIRAVQPEAGLADYAAAVLYALAGARDRALASVEALLANADVDPDSLLARTSYLASLHGDAEFQALIAEAKRRRQ; the protein is encoded by the coding sequence ATGTTGCGTCGCTGGCTCGTCGTCGTTTGGATCGCCGCTGCGGCGGCGGGGTGCAAATCGGAGTCGGCCCGGCTCAAGGCCGAGGGGAACATGCGGTTCAACCAGGGGCAATACGCCGAGGCGCGGGACGCGTACGCCCGCGCGGTCGATGCGGATCCCGAGGATCCCGGCGCGCGCGTGCTCCTCGGCAACGCGCTGATCGAACTGCACGACTACGACGCGGCGCGCGAACAGTTCGAGCGCGCGCTGGAATTGGATCCGGACGCGCCGGAAGCGCACCGCGGCCTCATGACCATCGTGTCGCACACGGCGGCCCCCGGCGATTCGGACGCGTTCGCGCGGTTCCTCGCGCACGCCGAGGCGCTCGTCGCGGCCCGCCCCGAGGACAAGAACGCACTGATCAACGCGGGCATCATCACGTCCGAGGCCGCCAATCCGGCCGATCCTGACGCCTACGCCAAGGCGCAGGCCAAGGCCGAGTCGTATCTGCGGCGCGCGCTCAAGATCGACGACCGCGATCCGAAGTTGCTGTTCCACCTGGTGGTCGTGTACGCCCGCAAGGGCGAGGTCGCCGTCGGCGAACGCGTGGTGGACCGTATCCGCGCCGTCCAGCCGGAGGCCGGCCTGGCCGATTACGCGGCGGCCGTGCTCTACGCCCTGGCCGGCGCGCGCGACCGCGCCCTCGCGTCGGTCGAGGCTCTGCTCGCCAACGCCGACGTCGATCCGGACAGCCTGTTGGCGCGCACGTCCTATCTCGCGTCGCTGCACGGCGACGCCGAGTTCCAGGCGCTGATCGCCGAGGCCAAGCGCCGGCGGCAGTAG